The Pseudochaenichthys georgianus chromosome 24, fPseGeo1.2, whole genome shotgun sequence genome includes a region encoding these proteins:
- the LOC117440206 gene encoding endoribonuclease ZC3H12A-like, with amino-acid sequence MDRQQQHVKVERFLKLGYCPSDIRRVLQSLHHDAQTNDILEELIKTCHTGSNSPRLVPRGCSPGPAEPRAGPPREPPAGFRAVVIDGSNVAMSHGNKKVFSCQGLQLAVSWFWDRGLQDITVFVPLWRKEQPRAEAPITDQHILHELERRKILVFTPSRCVNGKRVVCYDDRYIVKLAFDSDGIIVSNDNYRDLQTESPQWKKFIEERLLMYSFANDKFMPPDDPLGRNGPSIHDFLLNKPWSSDNRLQPCPYGKKCTYGVKCKFYHPERAHQSQLSVADELRDRAKNTHCRYSSPNPPLSTDDLSLRASPSELFHRDTSSPPSPCLRPEEDEAFSSMDSSMSRLYIQDSVEHPPHSYSSGVASYSHDDCSLSGSFGSFYPHHHSSVPCLRPVCSCAHPQTRSYHHHHHPPAWGSCPALPPHNREPPVHSAEQQYRRGPAPQRGAWLQGGARSPAAEQRGGLRSQLSTLFPQGAVDQVMSTHPHISDMTQLISLIQSYRSSHVSF; translated from the exons ATGGACCGGCAGCAGCAGCACGTCAAAGTGGAGCGCTTTCTCAAACTGGGATATTGTCCCAGTGACATCCGGAGGGTGCTGCAGAGCCTCCACCATGACGCCCAGACCAACGACATCCTGGAGGAGCTGATAAAGACCTGCCACACTGGCAGCAACAGCCCCCGGCTGGTTCCCAGGGGCTGCAGCCCGGGGCCTGCAGAGCCCAGAGCCGGGCCCCCCAGAGAGCCCCCCGCAGGCTTCAGAGCTGTCGTCATAGACGGGAGCAACGTGGCCATGAG cCATGGCAACAAGAAGGTGTTTTCATGCCAGGGCCTCCAGCTGGCAGTGAGCTGGTTCTGGGACAGAGGGCTGCAAGACATCACCGTGTTCGTCCCCCTGTGGAGGAAGGAGCAGCCGCGGGCCGAGGCCCCCATCACGG ATCAACACATTCTCCATGAGCTGGAGCGGAGGAAGATCCTGGTGTTCACGCCGTCTCGCTGCGTGAACGGGAAGAGGGTGGTGTGCTACGACGACCGCTACATCGTGAAGCTGGCCTTCGACTCCGACGGCATCATCGTGTCCAACGACAACTACCGAGACCTGCAGACAGAGAGCCCGCAGTGGAAGAAGTTCATCGAGGAGAGGCTGCTCATGTACTCCTTCGCTAATGACAA GTTCATGCCTCCAGATGATCCGCTGGGGAGAAACGGCCCCAGCATCCATGACTTCCTGTTGAACAAGCCGTGGAGCTCAGACAACAGACTGCAGCCCTGTCCTTACG GAAAGAAGTGTACTTATGGAGTCAAGTGCAAGTTCTACCACCCGGAGCGGGCCCACCAGTCCCAGCTGTCTGTGGCCGACGAGCTGAGGGACCGAGCCAAGAACACACACTGCAGATACAGCTCCCCCAACCCCCCTCTCAGCACAGACGACCTGTCCCTCAGGGCTTCACCCAGCGAGCTCTTCCACAGAGACACCAGCAGCCCCCCCAGCCCCTGCCTCCGCCCTGAGGAGGACGAGGCCTTCAGCTCCATGGATAGCTCCATGTCCAGGCTGTACATCCAGGACAGTGTGGAGCACCCCCCCCACAGCTACAGCAGCGGAGTGGCCAGCTACAGCCACGACGACTGCTCGCTCTCAGGCTCCTTCGGCTCCTTCTACCCCCATCACCACTCATCAGTGCCCTGCCTGCGCCCTGTGTGCAGCTGTGCTCATCCTCAGACTAGATcgtaccaccaccaccaccaccccccaGCATGGGGCTCCTGCCCAGCTCTGCCTCCACATAACAGGGAGCCTCCTGTACACAGTGCAGAGCAGCAGTACAGACGGGGCCCCGCTCCACAGAGGGGGGCCTGGCTGCAGGGCGGAGCCAGGAGCCCGGCCGCAGAGCAGAGGGGGGGCCTGCGCAGCCAGCTGAGCACCCTGTTCCCTCAGGGCGCGGTGGACCAGGTCATGAGTACCCACCCTCACATCTCAGACATGACCCAGCTGATCTCTCTCATCCAGAGCTACAGGAGCAGCCACGTCTCCTTCTAG